The genomic segment AAGACATTGACACTCTATGAAAAACATCCAACTCGTTTATTTCATGAGAATCATTTTCTCCATCGCTTGGAATGCCCCTGCTTCCATCCGGTAGAAGTATACGCCAGCGGGCATTTCGGTTGCTTGGAAGCGTACGGTATGGTAACCGGGTTGTAACGGTTGATTGACCAACGTTGCTATTTTCTGTCCTAACACATTAAATACTTCGAGTCTCACCATTCCTGCGGCGGGAAGATCGAAGCGGATCTCAGTAGTCGGATTGAACGGATTCGGGTAATTCTGATGTAACGAATAGACCCGCGGCAATCCGGAAGTTATCTCGTTTCGAATATCGTTTGTGACTGTCAGCGATACCGGAACAAGAATAGTGTCGCACGCACTCGAAATAAACCGAATGTCCGCTAACAACTCATCACCCACGGTGTAAGAG from the bacterium genome contains:
- a CDS encoding T9SS type A sorting domain-containing protein, translating into SYTVGDELLADIRFISSACDTILVPVSLTVTNDIRNEITSGLPRVYSLHQNYPNPFNPTTEIRFDLPAAGMVRLEVFNVLGQKIATLVNQPLQPGYHTVRFQATEMPAGVYFYRMEAGAFQAMEKMILMK